From one Pedobacter faecalis genomic stretch:
- a CDS encoding DNA polymerase III subunit gamma/tau, producing the protein MDNFIVSARKYRPATFETVVGQHHITGTLKNAIKNNQLAQAFLFCGPRGVGKTTCARILAKTINCTSLTAEQEACGECESCLSFQSGHSFNFHELDAASNNSVDDIRSLIEQVRIPPQGGKYKTYIIDEVHMLSASAFNAFLKTLEEPPSYAIFILATTEKHKILPTILSRCQIFDFNRIHVEDISEHLGRIAKRENILAEPDGLHIIAQKADGGLRDALSMFDQIVSYTNRNLTYKSVIENLNILDYDYYFKLTQLLVSSDISGALVLFDEILNNGFDGNNFINGLASHLRNLLVSKDPQTTKLLEVSENIKQKYISQGQALSASFILTALNLANQCDLNYKNSKNQRLQVELTLIKMCHIESVVRLSQPLAAHTDTDNAQIKKKTNLVIEEIKKVESVLEKTSVVPDSAVSKNVPAPATPAPPQNKIALKPSAGTSKASMLIPSLTDLESIASGDNDKEPKYLTGNDAEPFTFDQLLVHWKEYASLVKEKGKINVYTLLTCDDPVLDRPEEITVHVEHKIQEGLLHDEMIDLLNFLRPRLKNFNVTVKAKQIVRPVVNRLYTSTERYQYLVEKNPKLEDLRRMFNLDINS; encoded by the coding sequence CGTCCTGCAACCTTCGAAACGGTTGTTGGACAACACCACATTACCGGCACGCTTAAAAATGCCATCAAAAACAATCAGTTAGCCCAGGCGTTCCTTTTTTGCGGTCCGCGTGGCGTAGGTAAAACCACCTGCGCAAGGATTTTGGCCAAGACCATAAACTGCACATCCCTTACTGCTGAGCAGGAGGCCTGCGGTGAGTGTGAATCCTGTCTCTCTTTTCAGAGCGGGCATTCCTTTAATTTCCATGAATTGGATGCGGCCTCCAATAACTCGGTAGACGACATTCGCAGCCTTATTGAACAGGTACGCATACCGCCTCAGGGGGGTAAGTACAAAACTTACATTATTGATGAGGTTCACATGCTTTCTGCAAGTGCATTTAATGCCTTTTTGAAAACGCTTGAAGAACCTCCTTCTTATGCCATCTTTATCTTGGCGACCACTGAGAAGCATAAGATATTACCGACAATTTTATCCAGGTGTCAGATTTTTGACTTTAACAGAATCCATGTTGAGGATATTTCGGAGCATCTGGGCAGGATTGCGAAGCGGGAAAACATTCTTGCAGAACCCGACGGGCTCCATATTATTGCGCAGAAAGCCGACGGTGGATTAAGGGATGCCCTGTCTATGTTCGATCAGATTGTTAGTTACACCAACCGGAATCTTACCTATAAATCTGTAATTGAGAACCTGAATATTCTTGATTACGATTACTATTTCAAACTGACACAATTGCTGGTTTCTTCCGATATAAGCGGTGCATTGGTGCTTTTCGATGAAATATTAAATAACGGCTTCGACGGAAATAATTTTATCAACGGCCTGGCAAGTCATCTTCGCAACCTCTTGGTATCTAAAGATCCACAGACAACCAAATTGCTGGAAGTAAGTGAGAACATCAAACAAAAATATATCAGTCAGGGTCAGGCTCTGTCAGCATCGTTTATACTAACGGCACTCAATCTTGCCAATCAGTGTGATCTTAACTATAAAAACAGCAAGAATCAGCGCCTTCAGGTAGAGCTTACGCTCATAAAAATGTGTCATATAGAATCAGTGGTCAGGTTGTCTCAACCTCTTGCGGCACACACAGACACTGACAATGCTCAGATTAAAAAAAAAACGAATTTAGTCATTGAGGAAATAAAAAAAGTCGAGTCAGTTCTGGAAAAAACATCAGTAGTACCCGACTCAGCGGTTTCAAAGAATGTACCTGCCCCCGCCACTCCTGCGCCGCCCCAGAATAAAATTGCGCTAAAACCATCAGCCGGAACTTCTAAGGCTTCCATGCTCATCCCTTCTTTAACAGATCTTGAAAGTATCGCCAGTGGTGATAACGATAAAGAACCTAAATATCTGACCGGGAACGATGCTGAGCCCTTCACTTTCGATCAATTGCTTGTTCATTGGAAAGAATATGCATCGCTTGTGAAAGAGAAGGGTAAGATAAATGTATACACTCTGCTTACCTGTGACGATCCGGTTTTAGATCGGCCTGAAGAAATAACCGTGCATGTAGAACATAAAATTCAGGAGGGTCTGCTGCATGATGAAATGATCGACCTGCTAAACTTCTTACGGCCGCGCTTAAAAAACTTTAATGTTACCGTTAAAGCAAAGCAGATCGTCCGGCCCGTGGTTAACAGGCTTTACACCAGCACAGAGCGCTATCAGTACCTGGTAGAAAAGAACCCGAAACTGGAAGACCTGCGCCGGATGTTCAACCTCGACATCAACAGTTAA